One window of the Amycolatopsis mediterranei genome contains the following:
- a CDS encoding nitroreductase family deazaflavin-dependent oxidoreductase, producing MAREYRLGVMRKAVNVLVTAGLKRGIPIAGSTGWLLTTRGRRSGADRTTPVNVVEAAGDRWLVSPYGRVGWVHNLRADATARLWRGDTRQTWEVEEADAATAGPVLRAYVRKLPVTAPFFDAKPGDPAEAFAAEADRHPVFRLARSRT from the coding sequence ATGGCGCGGGAGTACCGGCTGGGTGTCATGCGGAAAGCGGTGAACGTCCTGGTGACCGCGGGCCTGAAACGCGGCATCCCGATCGCCGGGAGCACCGGGTGGCTGCTGACCACGCGCGGGCGGCGCTCCGGCGCCGACCGCACCACCCCGGTCAACGTCGTCGAAGCCGCTGGCGACCGCTGGCTCGTGTCGCCGTACGGGCGGGTCGGCTGGGTGCACAACCTGCGCGCCGACGCGACCGCCCGGCTGTGGCGCGGCGACACGCGGCAGACGTGGGAGGTCGAGGAGGCCGACGCCGCGACGGCGGGCCCGGTGCTGCGCGCGTACGTCCGCAAGCTTCCGGTGACGGCGCCGTTCTTCGACGCGAAGCCGGGCGACCCGGCCGAAGCGTTCGCCGCGGAAGCCGATCGACACCCGGTGTTCCGGTTGGCAAGATCTCGGACGTGA
- a CDS encoding 2-keto-4-pentenoate hydratase gives MNRERAAELIWDAWLTGKRLEGLPDDARPGDLADGMAAQAALAELAGPVSGWKIGATTVYARQYLGVPGPLAGAMFERFHQVEGAPVPADTMTMGVAEPEFAFRLKADPGLSPSLTAVLDAVDTMFLAIELPDSRYTDHRHAGGPQLLADAACSGRFVEGRPVPGWRTVDLPRCQVVLHADGEEFSRGSGSLVLGDPRLALHWLAMELPRHGRTLCPGDIVTTGTATPPCPIRAGSHVVADFGELGSVEARFCSPLE, from the coding sequence GTGAACCGAGAGCGGGCGGCGGAGCTGATCTGGGACGCGTGGCTGACCGGCAAGCGGCTGGAGGGTCTCCCGGACGACGCCCGCCCGGGCGACCTGGCCGACGGCATGGCGGCGCAGGCGGCGCTCGCCGAGCTGGCCGGGCCGGTGTCCGGCTGGAAGATCGGCGCGACCACCGTGTACGCCCGCCAGTACCTCGGCGTCCCCGGGCCGCTGGCGGGCGCGATGTTCGAACGGTTCCACCAGGTCGAGGGTGCCCCGGTACCGGCGGACACCATGACCATGGGCGTCGCCGAACCCGAGTTCGCCTTCCGGCTCAAGGCCGACCCGGGTCTGTCGCCGTCGCTGACCGCGGTGCTCGACGCGGTCGACACGATGTTCCTGGCGATCGAGCTGCCGGACAGCCGCTACACCGACCACCGCCACGCGGGCGGCCCGCAACTGCTGGCCGACGCGGCGTGCTCGGGCCGGTTCGTCGAGGGCCGCCCGGTGCCGGGCTGGCGCACCGTCGACCTGCCCCGCTGCCAGGTGGTCCTCCACGCCGACGGTGAGGAGTTCTCCCGCGGCAGCGGCAGCCTGGTGCTGGGCGACCCACGCCTGGCACTGCACTGGCTGGCGATGGAGCTGCCCCGCCACGGCCGGACGCTTTGCCCGGGCGACATCGTGACGACGGGAACGGCCACCCCGCCCTGCCCGATCCGCGCGGGCAGCCACGTGGTGGCGGACTTCGGTGAGCTGGGAAGCGTGGAGGCGAGGTTCTGTTCGCCGCTAGAGTGA